A stretch of the Actinotalea sp. JY-7876 genome encodes the following:
- a CDS encoding DNA ligase produces the protein MLATRAAEEGRLPEGPEWSYEVKWDGVRVLAQTTSGSLRLVARSGRDVTVTYPELAGLAAMPGTVLDGEVVVMSGGIPSFEALAERMNVRDAARASRLATSAPATYIVFDVLVLDGVDVSRRPFSERRELLERLELPAHVQLSPVYPDGPTLWQVTLEHGLEGVVAKRRTSTYQPGRRSPDWVKAAHRATRTAAVVGWRSEGYGRAGVAASSNRLGAILLGAPDADGRWRYLGKAGSGLAGRRGADLLRELTGRESTEPVLDDEVPDVDARGVTWCRPEVGVDVVYLQRMRGGRLRHPVVRALRTDGDVDAWEAP, from the coding sequence ATGCTCGCCACCCGTGCGGCCGAAGAGGGCCGTCTGCCCGAGGGTCCGGAGTGGTCCTACGAGGTCAAGTGGGACGGCGTCCGGGTGCTCGCGCAGACCACGAGCGGCTCGCTGCGGCTGGTCGCGCGCTCCGGTCGCGACGTCACGGTGACCTACCCCGAGCTCGCCGGTCTGGCGGCCATGCCGGGCACGGTGCTCGACGGCGAGGTCGTCGTGATGTCGGGCGGGATCCCGTCGTTCGAGGCGCTCGCCGAGCGCATGAACGTGCGCGACGCCGCACGCGCGTCCCGCCTCGCGACCTCGGCACCCGCCACGTACATCGTCTTCGACGTGCTGGTGCTCGACGGCGTGGACGTGAGCCGCCGGCCGTTCAGCGAGCGCCGCGAGCTGCTGGAGCGCCTCGAGCTGCCCGCGCACGTGCAGCTCTCCCCCGTCTACCCCGACGGCCCGACGCTGTGGCAGGTGACGCTCGAGCACGGCCTCGAGGGGGTCGTCGCGAAGCGGCGCACGTCGACCTACCAGCCGGGGCGCCGATCACCCGACTGGGTGAAGGCGGCGCACCGCGCCACGCGCACCGCCGCCGTGGTCGGCTGGCGCAGCGAGGGGTACGGGAGAGCGGGCGTCGCGGCGTCGAGCAACCGGCTCGGCGCGATCCTGCTCGGCGCCCCCGACGCGGACGGCAGGTGGCGCTACCTGGGCAAGGCGGGCAGCGGCCTCGCCGGGCGCCGCGGCGCGGACCTGCTGCGCGAGCTCACCGGCCGCGAGAGCACCGAGCCCGTGCTGGACGACGAGGTGCCCGACGTCGACGCGCGCGGCGTCACGTGGTGTCGGCCGGAGGTCGGCGTCGACGTCGTCTACCTCCAGCGGATGCGGGGCGGGCGCCTGCGTCACCCCGTGGTCCGCGCGTTGCGCACGGATGGCGACGTCGACGCGTGGGAGGCTCCGTGA
- the ligD gene encoding non-homologous end-joining DNA ligase, translating to MTVAKDDAQWVEVEGRPVKLTHLDRVLYPSTGFTKAEMIGYYTAVAPAILRQLEHRPVTRIRFTTTVHGEKFFEKNTPRGAPEWLRHLQLPASPGTEDEGTVLDLPFLDDLPGLVWSANQGAVELHTPQWTVGPRGGLRGADRLVIDLDPGPPAGLDECARVAHLVADRLAQDDLTTTFPVTSGSKGMQLYAPLPKVRPATEVREYARTVAHELAAAHPDLLLANMKRALRPGKVLLDWSQNHPAKTTVTPYSLRAKDEPRVAAPRRWDEVEPGMVQLGPDDVVRRLEEEGDLLAAGT from the coding sequence ATGACCGTGGCGAAGGACGACGCGCAGTGGGTCGAGGTCGAGGGGCGCCCGGTCAAGCTCACGCACCTGGACCGCGTGCTGTACCCCTCCACCGGCTTCACCAAGGCCGAGATGATCGGCTACTACACCGCCGTCGCGCCGGCGATCCTGCGCCAGCTGGAGCACCGCCCCGTCACGCGGATCCGCTTCACGACGACGGTCCACGGCGAGAAGTTCTTCGAGAAGAACACGCCGCGCGGCGCCCCGGAGTGGCTGCGGCACCTCCAGCTGCCCGCGAGCCCGGGCACCGAGGACGAGGGCACGGTCCTCGACCTGCCGTTCCTGGACGACCTGCCGGGCCTGGTGTGGTCGGCCAACCAGGGCGCCGTCGAGCTGCACACGCCCCAGTGGACGGTCGGGCCGCGCGGCGGACTGCGCGGCGCGGACCGGCTGGTCATCGACCTCGACCCCGGTCCCCCGGCCGGCCTCGACGAGTGCGCCCGCGTCGCGCACCTCGTCGCCGACCGCCTGGCGCAGGACGACCTCACGACGACGTTCCCGGTGACCAGCGGCAGCAAGGGCATGCAGCTGTACGCGCCGCTGCCCAAGGTCCGGCCGGCCACCGAGGTGCGCGAGTACGCGCGCACGGTCGCGCACGAGCTCGCGGCGGCCCATCCCGACCTCCTGCTGGCGAACATGAAGCGGGCGCTGCGCCCGGGCAAGGTGCTCCTGGACTGGAGCCAGAACCACCCGGCCAAGACCACCGTGACGCCGTACTCCCTGCGCGCCAAGGACGAGCCCCGCGTCGCCGCGCCCCGCCGCTGGGACGAGGTCGAGCCGGGCATGGTCCAGCTGGGCCCCGACGACGTCGTCCGCCGCCTCGAGGAGGAGGGCGACCTGCTCGCGGCAGGGACGTGA
- a CDS encoding HNH endonuclease signature motif containing protein, with protein MSTSLSDPVGAGPVPEDGGGGAGTWAEAWLWSMRHRLAAELEEAVPGPELAARLGGLEPADMDDAALIEAVAAWERLASWVAAGQARAIAQLASRPRALGGAFVADQVAACLSTTGAVAENKVALALAAERVPAVGDALARGEIDVRRATVLTDELRRLPDAAAQDVALSVLPGARTCTAPQLRSRLRRMELLRDPDGAAARHADARGQRRVELQPVADSMAWLAAYLPADDALAVHTTLTALAGEAAPDDSRSLDERRADALVDVATRWLDAGAHPDGTPLATRQGRRPHLAVTASAATLLGLSHEPADLQGYGPIPPDMARRIASRATWEPLLVAVRSGEPLARGTRTYAPTRSLRDAVGLRDRTCRFPGCRMPAARCDIDHVTPFDPVPGVDEPSVDEPGVEQTRVGNLQALCRHHHRAKTHGGWSPTRREDGVTVWRSPTGQTYRRLPEHEPPMNPPRPPPPDGVIIDLHPPPF; from the coding sequence ATGTCCACTTCGCTGAGCGACCCGGTCGGCGCCGGTCCGGTGCCCGAAGACGGTGGCGGGGGTGCCGGCACCTGGGCCGAGGCGTGGCTGTGGTCCATGCGGCACCGGCTCGCGGCGGAGCTCGAGGAGGCGGTCCCCGGCCCGGAGCTTGCCGCTCGGCTGGGCGGCCTGGAGCCGGCGGACATGGACGACGCCGCGCTGATCGAGGCGGTGGCCGCGTGGGAGCGGCTGGCGTCCTGGGTCGCCGCCGGCCAGGCGCGCGCGATCGCGCAGCTCGCCTCGCGGCCGCGGGCGTTGGGTGGGGCCTTCGTGGCCGATCAGGTTGCTGCGTGCCTCTCGACGACCGGGGCCGTGGCTGAGAACAAGGTTGCCCTCGCGCTCGCTGCGGAGCGGGTGCCCGCCGTGGGTGACGCGCTCGCTCGCGGCGAGATCGACGTGCGTCGCGCGACCGTCCTGACGGACGAGCTGCGGCGGCTGCCGGACGCCGCGGCGCAGGACGTCGCCCTCTCAGTGCTTCCGGGCGCCCGCACGTGCACCGCGCCCCAGCTCCGGTCCCGGCTGCGACGGATGGAGCTGCTGCGCGATCCCGACGGCGCCGCGGCGCGGCACGCGGACGCGCGCGGGCAGCGCCGGGTCGAGCTGCAGCCGGTCGCCGACTCCATGGCGTGGCTCGCCGCGTACCTCCCCGCCGACGACGCCCTGGCGGTCCACACGACGCTGACCGCGCTCGCGGGGGAGGCCGCGCCCGACGACTCCCGGTCGCTCGACGAGCGTCGTGCCGACGCCCTCGTGGACGTCGCCACGCGCTGGCTCGACGCGGGGGCGCACCCCGACGGGACGCCGCTGGCGACGCGGCAGGGCAGGCGTCCGCACCTGGCCGTGACGGCGTCCGCCGCCACCCTGCTCGGCCTGTCCCACGAACCCGCGGACCTGCAGGGCTACGGCCCGATCCCGCCGGACATGGCGCGCCGCATCGCGTCCCGCGCGACGTGGGAGCCGCTCCTGGTCGCGGTGCGCAGCGGCGAGCCGCTGGCGCGCGGCACGCGTACCTACGCCCCGACCCGGTCGCTGCGCGACGCGGTGGGCCTGCGGGACCGCACCTGCCGGTTCCCCGGGTGCCGCATGCCGGCGGCGAGGTGCGACATCGACCACGTCACGCCGTTCGACCCGGTGCCCGGCGTCGACGAGCCCAGCGTCGACGAGCCCGGCGTCGAGCAGACCCGCGTCGGCAACCTGCAGGCGCTCTGCCGCCACCACCATCGGGCCAAGACCCACGGCGGCTGGAGCCCGACGCGGCGCGAGGACGGCGTCACCGTGTGGCGCTCACCCACGGGCCAGACCTACCGCCGGCTGCCCGAGCACGAACCGCCGATGAACCCGCCGCGACCGCCGCCGCCCGACGGCGTCATCATCGACCTCCACCCGCCGCCGTTCTGA
- a CDS encoding CoA-binding protein has product MNDPAVIDRLLTTPGRWAVVGLSTNRSRAAYGVSAYVQGLGHEIVPVHPRAETVHGATGYASLTDVPGPVDVVDVFVNSSRAGAVIDEAIAVGARAVWLQLGVTDPAAEERARAAGLDVVVDTCPKIEGPARGLR; this is encoded by the coding sequence ATGAACGATCCCGCGGTGATCGACCGGCTCCTGACCACGCCCGGCCGGTGGGCCGTCGTCGGGCTGTCGACCAACCGGTCCCGCGCCGCGTACGGCGTCTCGGCCTACGTGCAGGGCCTCGGCCACGAGATCGTCCCCGTCCACCCGCGCGCCGAGACGGTGCACGGCGCCACCGGGTACGCGAGCCTGACCGATGTGCCCGGCCCGGTCGACGTCGTCGACGTCTTCGTCAACTCCTCGCGCGCGGGTGCCGTCATCGACGAGGCGATAGCTGTCGGGGCCAGGGCCGTCTGGCTGCAGCTCGGCGTCACGGACCCGGCCGCCGAGGAGCGCGCCCGCGCGGCGGGGCTCGACGTCGTGGTCGACACCTGCCCCAAGATCGAGGGGCCCGCGCGCGGGTTGCGCTGA
- a CDS encoding bifunctional [glutamine synthetase] adenylyltransferase/[glutamine synthetase]-adenylyl-L-tyrosine phosphorylase, producing the protein MTTGTEVADGGRRRTLRARLTRLGFTDTERACSLLDDPDLVAVVGTVDEAAPLLEALAAVASPDEALLALTRVSGACRGAGEGSRCGLRDLLAEPSPHRDALLAVLGASSALADHLVRHPDDVAALADPTPIGADVRDVRAELLAAVGADDGVPEGGPVATVAGAGGVDALRRAYRRRLLRIAAADLLSPEPLSLLPAVAAALADLAAAALEAALALARAAHPDEAATVRLAVIGMGKCGGRELNYVSDVDVIYVAEPVEGRSEDEAMRAGAKLAASLARACDGTATEPPLWPVDAALRPEGKNGPLVRTVASHVSYYERWAKTWEFQALLKARVVAGDREVGRRYTEAIAPMVWSAVERENFVEDSQAMRRRVEQHVPAAEADRQLKLGVGGLRDVEFTVQLLQLVHGRADESIRSPSTLTALAALAAGGYVGRDHASRLAVCYRLLRALEHRIQLHRLRRTHLMPTDEGELRTLARSIGMRAGGAAEVLERWRTVRREVRHLHEELFYRPLLPATASLSREDVTLAPDAARARLAAIGYRDPAGALRHISALTEGVSRRASIQRQLLPVLLGWFAEGSDPDAGLLAFRRLSDELGTTHWYLKLLRDSGVAAQRLARLLSTSRYAADVLARSPESVAWLDDDAELAPRDVLRLEAEADAVLTRRDDATEAATLLRALRRREMARTAVAEVLGSSSVVSASASLTAAADVVLAGALRIAEYEVQHGPDGTLTRSAIIAMGRLGGRELGYASDADVLFVHDPLPGVDDARAQAQAMTVAQRVRQMLGQVGPEPALEVDADLRPEGRNGPLVRTLASYREYYQRWSSPWESQALLRARPVAGDPALGDAFVTLIAPLRYPDGGADAGMVREVRRLKARMEAERLPRGVDPSRHLKLGRGGLSDVEWTAQLLQLQHGFEVEGLRTPSTLEALDAATGAGLVDAADAAVLREAWLLSSRLRDALVLWSGRAGGAGADVLPHDRRALSALARLVGFGPASGAELEETYLRAGRRARAVMERLFYG; encoded by the coding sequence GTGACGACCGGGACCGAGGTCGCGGACGGTGGTCGCCGTCGCACGCTGCGCGCGCGTCTGACCCGCCTCGGCTTCACGGACACCGAGCGGGCCTGCTCGTTGCTCGACGACCCCGACCTCGTCGCGGTCGTCGGCACCGTCGACGAGGCCGCGCCGCTGCTCGAGGCGCTGGCGGCGGTCGCCTCCCCGGACGAGGCCCTGCTGGCGCTCACGCGGGTCTCGGGCGCGTGCCGCGGCGCGGGCGAGGGGTCCCGCTGCGGGCTGCGTGACCTGCTCGCGGAGCCGTCGCCCCACCGCGACGCGCTGCTCGCCGTCCTCGGGGCCTCGTCCGCGCTCGCGGACCACCTGGTCCGCCATCCCGACGACGTCGCCGCGCTCGCGGACCCGACCCCGATCGGCGCCGACGTGCGCGACGTCCGGGCCGAGCTGCTCGCCGCCGTCGGCGCGGACGACGGCGTGCCCGAGGGCGGACCCGTCGCCACGGTGGCGGGCGCCGGGGGTGTCGACGCGCTGCGGCGTGCCTACCGGCGGCGGCTCCTGCGCATCGCCGCCGCCGACCTGCTGAGCCCCGAGCCGCTCTCGCTGCTGCCGGCCGTCGCGGCGGCGCTCGCCGACCTGGCCGCCGCCGCGCTCGAGGCCGCGCTGGCCCTCGCGCGCGCGGCGCACCCCGACGAGGCGGCGACCGTCCGGCTCGCCGTGATCGGCATGGGCAAGTGCGGCGGCCGCGAGCTCAACTACGTCAGCGACGTGGACGTGATCTACGTCGCGGAGCCGGTCGAGGGCCGCTCGGAGGACGAGGCGATGCGGGCGGGCGCCAAGCTCGCCGCGTCGCTCGCCCGGGCGTGCGACGGCACGGCGACCGAGCCGCCGCTGTGGCCTGTCGACGCGGCCCTGCGGCCCGAGGGCAAGAACGGCCCGCTCGTGCGCACGGTCGCGAGCCACGTCAGCTACTACGAGCGCTGGGCCAAGACCTGGGAGTTCCAGGCCCTGCTCAAGGCCCGGGTCGTGGCGGGGGACCGTGAGGTGGGCCGCCGCTACACCGAGGCGATCGCCCCCATGGTGTGGTCCGCCGTCGAGCGCGAGAACTTCGTCGAGGACTCCCAGGCGATGCGGCGCCGGGTCGAGCAGCACGTGCCCGCGGCGGAGGCGGACCGTCAGCTGAAGCTGGGCGTGGGCGGCCTGCGGGACGTCGAGTTCACCGTCCAGCTGCTGCAGCTCGTCCACGGCCGCGCGGACGAGTCCATCCGCAGCCCCAGCACGCTGACCGCGCTGGCCGCGCTCGCGGCGGGCGGCTACGTGGGGCGCGACCACGCGTCGCGGCTGGCCGTGTGCTACCGCCTGCTGCGCGCGCTCGAGCACCGCATCCAGCTGCACCGCCTGCGGCGCACGCACCTGATGCCCACGGACGAGGGCGAGCTGCGCACGCTCGCGCGCTCGATCGGCATGCGCGCCGGGGGAGCGGCCGAGGTGCTCGAGCGGTGGCGGACGGTACGCCGCGAGGTGCGGCACCTGCACGAGGAGCTCTTCTACCGCCCGCTGCTCCCGGCGACGGCCAGCCTGTCCCGCGAGGACGTCACGCTCGCCCCCGACGCCGCCCGCGCGCGCCTGGCGGCGATCGGCTACCGGGACCCGGCCGGCGCGCTGCGTCACATCTCCGCGCTCACCGAGGGCGTGAGCCGGCGCGCGTCCATCCAGCGGCAGCTGCTGCCGGTCCTGCTGGGGTGGTTCGCCGAGGGCAGCGACCCCGACGCGGGGCTGCTCGCGTTCCGCCGCCTGTCCGACGAGCTCGGCACCACGCACTGGTACCTCAAGCTGCTGCGCGACTCGGGCGTCGCCGCGCAGCGCCTCGCGCGCCTGCTCTCGACCTCGCGCTACGCGGCCGACGTGCTCGCACGCTCGCCCGAGTCGGTCGCGTGGCTCGACGACGACGCCGAGCTGGCGCCCCGCGACGTCCTGCGCCTCGAGGCGGAGGCGGACGCCGTCCTCACCCGGCGCGACGACGCCACGGAGGCCGCGACGCTGCTGCGGGCGCTGCGGCGGCGCGAGATGGCGCGCACCGCGGTGGCCGAGGTCCTCGGCTCGAGCTCGGTGGTCTCGGCCTCGGCCTCGCTGACCGCCGCCGCCGACGTCGTCCTGGCGGGGGCCCTGCGCATCGCCGAGTACGAGGTGCAGCACGGTCCCGACGGGACGCTGACGCGCAGCGCCATCATCGCGATGGGCCGCCTGGGCGGCAGGGAGCTGGGGTACGCCTCGGACGCGGACGTGCTGTTCGTGCACGACCCCCTGCCCGGCGTCGACGACGCGCGTGCGCAGGCCCAGGCCATGACCGTCGCGCAGCGCGTGCGCCAGATGCTGGGCCAGGTCGGCCCGGAGCCGGCGCTCGAGGTGGACGCGGACCTGCGCCCCGAGGGGCGCAACGGGCCGCTCGTGCGGACCCTCGCGTCGTACCGCGAGTACTACCAGCGCTGGTCGTCGCCGTGGGAGAGCCAGGCGCTCCTGCGGGCGCGCCCGGTGGCCGGTGACCCGGCGCTCGGGGACGCGTTCGTGACGTTGATCGCCCCGCTGCGCTACCCGGACGGGGGCGCCGACGCGGGCATGGTGCGGGAGGTGCGCCGGCTCAAGGCGCGCATGGAGGCCGAGCGGCTGCCGCGCGGCGTCGACCCGAGCCGGCACCTCAAGCTCGGGCGCGGTGGCCTGAGCGACGTCGAGTGGACCGCGCAGCTTCTCCAGCTGCAGCACGGGTTCGAGGTCGAGGGCCTGCGGACGCCGAGCACGCTCGAGGCGCTCGACGCGGCGACCGGCGCCGGGCTGGTCGACGCCGCGGACGCCGCCGTCCTGCGCGAGGCGTGGCTGCTGTCCTCGCGCCTGCGGGACGCCCTCGTCCTGTGGAGCGGGCGGGCCGGCGGTGCGGGCGCCGACGTGCTCCCGCACGACCGGCGCGCCCTGTCCGCGCTGGCGCGCCTGGTGGGCTTCGGCCCGGCGTCGGGCGCCGAGCTGGAGGAGACGTACCTGCGCGCGGGCCGCCGCGCCCGGGCCGTCATGGAGCGCCTCTTCTACGGCTGA